In one window of Vallitalea okinawensis DNA:
- the mgsA gene encoding methylglyoxal synthase, producing the protein MNIGLIAHDTKKKLIQNLCIAYRQILSKHDLYATGTTGRLIEEVTNLTVHKFLAGHLGGEQQLGAQIAHNQIDMVLFLRDPLSAKSHEPDVSTVIKLCDIHNIPVATNLATAELMIKAVERGDLEWRNLYR; encoded by the coding sequence ATGAATATTGGTTTAATAGCACACGACACAAAGAAGAAATTAATTCAAAACTTATGTATTGCCTATAGGCAGATTCTAAGTAAGCATGATTTATATGCAACAGGTACTACAGGTAGACTTATTGAGGAGGTAACCAATCTTACTGTACACAAATTCCTTGCCGGTCATTTAGGTGGAGAACAGCAGTTAGGAGCTCAAATTGCCCATAATCAAATTGATATGGTACTTTTTCTGAGAGATCCATTATCAGCAAAATCACATGAACCAGATGTTAGTACTGTTATCAAGTTATGTGATATTCATAATATTCCTGTGGCTACAAATCTTGCTACAGCCGAACTTATGATCAAAGCTGTCGAGAGAGGCGATTTGGAATGGAGAAACTTATATAGATAA
- the rodA gene encoding rod shape-determining protein RodA: MILFEKKSIKYFDAWLIILVVIVFGFGLIVLGSALEISSQESLDRVYIKQIFGFLSGLVLMLIVAFFRYEFMKELYIVFYAVNLVLLAAVLAIGTGNGVSRWIEIGPVQFQPSEFAKILIIIFLAKLMDKYQAKINDFSFLIIVATMVFLPTALIMLQPDLSTSIVLIVILASALFVSGLNPKYIGTAVIIALPILAFVIWDAYQIEPIFLKGYQAMRIQALFNPEQFADNEAYQTMKSIQAIGSGQLNGKGLYQGTISHSYLPEPQTDFIFAVLAEEFGFIGGASVIGLILLIIIRILWIAANAPDLFGKLLCTGVATLIGFQTFVNIGVTTGILPNTGIPLPFVSYGLSSLWANMLGIGLVINVGMMRNITTYSRR, encoded by the coding sequence ATGATTTTATTTGAAAAAAAGTCAATTAAGTATTTCGATGCTTGGCTGATCATTTTAGTAGTTATCGTATTCGGTTTTGGTTTAATTGTGCTAGGTAGTGCTTTAGAGATTAGCTCTCAAGAAAGCTTAGATAGAGTTTATATAAAGCAAATCTTTGGGTTTCTTTCGGGGTTAGTCCTCATGCTTATTGTGGCTTTTTTCAGATATGAGTTTATGAAAGAACTTTATATTGTTTTTTATGCTGTTAATCTTGTTTTATTAGCTGCCGTCTTAGCAATAGGGACAGGCAATGGTGTTTCCAGGTGGATTGAAATAGGACCAGTACAATTTCAACCCTCAGAATTTGCTAAGATACTGATTATTATTTTTTTAGCAAAATTAATGGATAAGTATCAAGCAAAAATAAATGATTTTTCTTTCTTAATTATTGTTGCAACAATGGTTTTTTTACCAACAGCTTTAATTATGTTACAGCCAGATTTATCAACAAGTATAGTACTTATAGTCATACTAGCGTCAGCTCTATTTGTTTCAGGCTTAAATCCTAAATACATTGGTACTGCAGTGATTATTGCATTACCTATTTTAGCCTTTGTTATATGGGATGCTTATCAGATTGAACCTATATTTTTAAAAGGTTATCAGGCAATGCGTATTCAGGCCTTATTTAATCCCGAGCAGTTTGCTGATAATGAAGCCTATCAAACAATGAAATCTATTCAGGCTATTGGCTCAGGTCAATTAAATGGTAAAGGTTTGTATCAAGGTACGATTAGCCATAGTTATTTACCTGAACCACAAACTGATTTCATTTTTGCAGTTTTAGCGGAAGAGTTTGGTTTCATTGGAGGCGCTTCTGTCATTGGTTTAATTTTATTAATTATTATAAGAATACTTTGGATTGCTGCAAATGCGCCCGATTTATTTGGAAAGTTATTGTGCACAGGTGTTGCTACTTTAATAGGATTTCAAACATTTGTTAATATAGGTGTGACTACAGGTATATTGCCTAATACAGGTATTCCTTTACCCTTTGTGAGCTATGGACTGAGTTCGCTATGGGCTAATATGCTTGGTATTGGTTTAGTTATAAACGTGGGTATGATGAGAAATATAACAACATATTCTAGGAGGTGA
- the minE gene encoding cell division topological specificity factor MinE: MNNNKLSGQVAKQRLKSVVSYDRIECAPDLLDMIKSDIVEAISKYIDVDESYIDIVIHKPKCKENPSEYPMISTSIPISYKRDLKEDSEE; the protein is encoded by the coding sequence ATGAATAATAACAAATTAAGTGGTCAAGTTGCTAAACAGAGATTGAAGTCAGTTGTTAGTTATGATAGAATCGAGTGTGCTCCAGATTTGCTTGATATGATCAAGAGTGATATAGTTGAAGCGATATCAAAATACATTGATGTAGATGAAAGCTATATTGATATAGTTATCCATAAACCTAAATGTAAAGAAAATCCATCAGAATATCCAATGATCAGTACATCGATTCCAATTTCTTATAAACGAGACTTAAAAGAAGATTCAGAGGAATGA
- the minD gene encoding septum site-determining protein MinD, with translation MGEVIVVTSGKGGVGKTTCTANIGTALAYLNKKVCIVDADIGLRNLDVVLGLENRICYDIVDVIEGQCRVKQALIKDKRFSNLYLLPASQTRDKNAINPKQMIKLCDVLKEMYDYVLIDCPAGIERGFKNAIAGADRAIVVANPDVSSIRDADRIIGLLENNELKYPSLVVNRFKYKLAKDGNMLTVDDIVDILSIDLIGVVPENDEVIISSNKGEATIRKKDNTEISQSFIDIAKRIQGENVPLPVYDFTSDSFLDKLKSFFRIS, from the coding sequence ATGGGTGAAGTGATTGTCGTAACCTCTGGGAAGGGTGGCGTAGGAAAAACAACCTGTACAGCTAATATTGGTACAGCTTTGGCCTATTTGAATAAAAAAGTATGTATTGTTGATGCAGATATTGGGTTACGTAATCTGGATGTAGTTTTAGGTCTTGAAAATAGAATCTGTTATGATATAGTAGATGTTATAGAAGGACAATGTCGTGTTAAACAAGCATTAATCAAGGATAAACGTTTCAGTAATCTCTATTTACTGCCAGCATCTCAAACCAGAGATAAAAATGCTATTAACCCAAAACAAATGATTAAACTTTGTGATGTACTCAAAGAGATGTATGATTACGTATTAATTGATTGTCCAGCGGGTATTGAAAGAGGATTTAAAAATGCTATTGCAGGGGCTGACCGTGCTATAGTTGTGGCAAATCCTGATGTATCATCTATCAGAGATGCAGACCGTATTATTGGTCTTCTTGAAAATAATGAATTGAAATACCCTTCACTGGTAGTTAACCGCTTTAAATACAAGCTGGCCAAAGATGGTAATATGTTAACTGTCGATGATATTGTAGATATTCTATCCATTGATCTAATAGGTGTTGTACCTGAAAATGATGAAGTTATTATTTCTTCCAATAAAGGTGAAGCCACTATTAGGAAAAAGGATAATACAGAAATATCACAATCCTTTATCGACATTGCCAAGCGTATACAAGGTGAAAATGTTCCACTTCCTGTTTATGATTTTACTTCAGATTCTTTTTTGGATAAACTAAAAAGTTTCTTTAGAATAAGCTAG
- the minC gene encoding septum site-determining protein MinC yields MIKEKSISIKGTKEGVIIQLPENTPFDEVKERLIEKLNESTDFFKNMKINIIFKGNDLNNLEYSQLVDIIINKTSINCEKIIASINEKSLEIERAPVRDTEFYKGTIRAGQCVRSDKHLVVLGDVNPSAEVIADGNVIVLGHLKGNVQAGYSDNNSAFIVAFSMRPNLIKIGQVIGRASDEERNLKKVQKYSEIAYVKDGQIILEPLDYKTIGNLPIEL; encoded by the coding sequence ATGATAAAAGAGAAAAGTATTTCAATAAAGGGTACAAAAGAAGGAGTTATCATTCAACTCCCTGAAAATACACCTTTTGATGAGGTGAAAGAAAGACTGATTGAAAAGTTAAATGAGAGTACAGATTTCTTTAAGAATATGAAAATCAATATAATATTCAAGGGGAATGATTTAAATAACCTTGAATATTCTCAATTAGTTGATATAATTATAAATAAGACATCCATTAATTGTGAAAAAATTATAGCATCAATTAATGAGAAGTCTCTAGAAATAGAAAGAGCACCAGTTAGAGATACAGAGTTTTATAAGGGAACTATTCGAGCTGGTCAATGTGTTAGATCTGATAAACATCTAGTAGTTTTAGGTGATGTCAATCCGTCTGCAGAAGTTATTGCTGATGGAAACGTCATTGTATTAGGACACCTTAAAGGTAACGTACAAGCAGGGTATTCAGATAATAATAGTGCATTTATTGTAGCATTCAGTATGCGACCCAATCTCATTAAAATTGGACAAGTCATTGGACGAGCTTCAGATGAGGAGCGTAATTTGAAAAAGGTTCAGAAGTATTCTGAGATTGCTTATGTGAAAGATGGTCAGATTATTTTAGAACCGCTTGACTATAAAACAATTGGGAATTTGCCCATTGAATTATGA